CCCGCCGGACACCGCGATGCTGCTGCGCCGCACCATCCGGTTCGGCGACAAGCGGGCCGCCGAGGCGATGACCCCGCGGGTGGACGTGGTCGCCCTGCGGGCCACCGCGACCGTCGCCGAGCTGCTGGAGCAGTCCCGGCAGACCGGCCGGACCCGCTTCCCCGTCTTCGAGGAGACCCTGGACCTGGTCACCGGCGTGGTGGGGGTGCCGGACGCGCTCGGCGTACCGCTGGACCGCCGGGCCTCGACGACCGTCGCGGCGGTCGCCCGGGAGCCGGTGTACGTGCCGGAGAGCCTGGACCTCGACGGGGTCCTCGCCGCGTTGAAGGCGGCCGGGGCCGACCTGGCCATCGTGGTCGACGAGTACGGCGGCACGGACGGCGTGGTGACCGTGGAGGACCTGGTCGAGGAACTGGTCGGGGAGATCGCCGACGAGTTCGACCCGGACGCGGTCGACGACCTCGGCCCGGTCGAGCTGACCGTGCCGGGCGGTGAGCGGACCGTCCTGGTCGACGGCGTGCTGCGCGAGGACGAGCTGGCCGAGCAGACCGGCTTCCGGCTGCCCGAGGGCCCGTACGAGACGCTGGCCGGCTTTCTGATGGCCCGGCTCGGGCACATCCCGGTGCCCGGCGAGACCGTCGACGAGGCCGGTTACGAGTTCACCGTGGTCGAGGTGGACCGGCACCGGATCGAGCAGGTCCGGGTGCTGCGGCCGGAGGAGCCCGACGACGGTGAGTGAACTGCTGGTGGCCGCGCTGCTGCTGTTCGGCAACGCGTTCTTCGTGGGCGGCGAGTTCGCCCTGATCGCCTCCCGCCGTACGGTGATCGAACCGCTCGCGGCGGCCTCGAAGCGGGCCCGGTGGGCGCTGTCGGCGATGAACCAGATCCCGCTGATGATCGCCGGGGCGCAGCTCGGCATCACGGTCTGCTCGCTGGGGTTGGGCGCGATCGCCGAGCCGGCCCTGGCGCACCTGCTGGAGGCGCCGTTCGAGGCGGTCGGGCTGCCGACGGGGGCCGTGCATCCGGTGGCCTTCGTCATCGCCCTGGGCGTGGTGGTCTTCCTGCACACCGTGGTCGGCGAGATGGTCCCGAAGAACATCACCCTGGCCGGACCGGAGCCGTCGGCGCTCTGGCTGGGGCCGGCCATGCTGGCCTTCTGCGTGGCCACCAAGCCGCTGCTGCTGGCCATGAAGTGGGCTGCCCGGCAGGTGCTGGGGCTGTGGGGGATCGAGGCGACCGACGCGGTGAAGACGGTGTTCACCGCCGAGGAGATGGCCGGCCTGGTCTCCCAGGCACGGACGGAGGGGCTGCTCGACGCGGAGGAGCACGCCCGGATCACCGGTGCGCTCGCGCTGCACAGCCGGACGGCGGGGGACGCGCTGCAACCATGGTCGACGGTGACCACCGTCGCCGAGGACGTGTCGCCCGCGTCGTTGGAGGTGCTGGCGACCCGGACGGGCCGGTCCCGTTTCCCGGTGGTGCAGCGGTCGACCCGTCGGGTGCTCGGATTCGTGCACGTGAAGGACGTTCTCGGCTACTCCGGCGCGGGCCGCCGGGCCCCGGTGCCGGCGGAGGTCTACCGTCCGCTGGCGGTGGTGCCGCCGGACCGTACGCTGGCCGACCTGCTGCTGTCGATGCGGCGCGAGCGGCGGCACATGGTGCTGGTGAGTGACGGTCGCCGTCCCCTGGGTGTGGTGACGCTCGATGACGTATTGACAGCTATCGTTGGGACCTGACAAATACCCTTTGTGTGCAAGCGGTTGCACAGACGTGACTGAACAAAAGGTCACCTTGATTCCGCTCCCGGCCTTCCCTAATGTGGGGCACCGGTCGCTGTGGCTCGTCAGTCTCGCCCTTCCCCCTTCGCGAGGCGCCCGGCGGCCGGTCGCAAAAGGAGTCGGTGCCGGTGGCAACCATGCCCCCTCATCGTCACGTCCCGATCCCGCCGCTCACCCGGCCGGTCGGCGTGCGCCGGGTCGTACACCGTCTGCTCACCCTGGTCGCGGCCGTCGCGGTCGGTGCCGGGGTGGCCGTCGCGCCCGCGCACGCGGCGCCGCCCTCGGTGGATGAGATCGAGGCGCAGATCGACAAGCAGTGGGAACAGCTCGAGCCCACGATCGAGAGCTACAACAAGGTTCGTGCCGAGCTGAAGGTCAACCTCAAGAAGTCGGCCGAACTCGAGAAGAAGATGGCTCCGCTGGAGCTGGAGTCGACGCTCGCCATGAACCGGGTGGGCGACCTGGCCTCCCACTACTACATGCAGGGTCCGTCCCAGGACCTGGGCGCGCTGCTGGTCGACGCCAAGCCCGGCGCGCTCGCCGAGCAGCTGACCATGCTCGACCGGCTGGCCGCGCAGGAACGCAAGCAGGTCGCCGGCGTACTCGCCATCCGGGACAAGTACAACAAGCAGAAGCAGAAGCTCGACGCACTGATCGCCACCCAGGTGAAGCAGCAGAACGACCTGGCGGCGAAGAAGAAGCACATCGACTCCGAGATCAAGCGGCTGACCGCCTCGCTGCCGAAGACCACGGTGAAGGTCACCGGCTGCCCGACCATCAACGGTGTGGTGAGCAGCGCCGCGCAGACCGCGATCCGCGTGGCGTGCCAGCAGGTCGGTGACCCGTACGTCTGGGGTGCCGTCGGCCCGAACTCGTTCGACTGCTCCGGTCTCACCCAGTACGCCTACAAGGCGGCCGGTATCTATCTGACCCACTTCACCGGTGCCCAGTGGAACGAGGGCAAGGCCGTCTCCCGCGACGACGCCCGCCCCGGCGATCTGGTCTTCTTCTTCAGCGACCTGCACCACGTCGGCCTCTACCTCGGCGACGGCATGATGATCCACGCACCCCGGACCGGCAAGCCGGTCCAGGTCACGAAGATCGCCTACATGCCGGTCGCCGGCTTCCGTCGGGTCACCTGATCCCCTGCCGCGCACGAAGGCCCCCGCTCGATGCGAGCGGGGGCCTTCGTCGTCGGCGGGCGAACTACTGCGGTGCGCCGACCGCGGCCGGCAGGATCTGCACGTCGTCCAGGTTGGCGAACATCACCCGGTGGCCGAACTGGATCTGCACGTACCGGTTCGTGCCGCGGACCACCGTGCGGTCACCGGGGGCGGAGCCGTCGAAGGAGACCGCCCGGTAGTACTCGCCCGGCACGATCCCGCCGAGCGCGTACCGCTGCCCGGCCGCGAAGGTGTACTGCAGCGGTGAGATCGACTGGTACGGGATGGTGTCCGGGTACGCCTCCCGTTCCGGATAGGCCCGCCCGTACACCGGGATGCTGGCGCGGCCGGGCTTCGGGGTGACCACGAAGCCCTGGGCCCAGGTCGCCGTCGGCGCGGCGGCCGGGTTGAGGAACCAGGCCCGCTGGCCGAGGTACCAGATCGCCGTCCAGTCGCCCTGCACGCCGGCGAGGGCGTACGTCTGGCCGGCGGAGGCGCGGGCGCCGTGGTCGGAGATGTACATGGTGTCCGGCGTGCCGTTGGGCCGCAGGCCGCGGTCGTTGACCAGCGGCGCGTCCGGGCTCGGCGCGGTACGCAGGATGACCGACGAGGAGCCGCGCAGCGGGCACGGGGCGGCCGGCGGGGTGGGCTTCGGCACGCCGGGCGGCTGCTGGTTGCAGCCGGTGAAGGCGGGCTGGTTGGTGGCGTAGTCGGGGTCGATGGTGACCAGGCCGGTGTGGCTGGTGCCGGTACCCCGGAACGGCGCCTTCATCAGGTCGAAGTAGTGCGACCAGTCCCAGTAGGGCCCCGGGTCCCAGTGCATGCCGGCCACCGTCCCGGCGGTGGTGCCGGGGACGTTGTCGTGGCCGAGGATGTGCTGCCGGTCCAGCGGGATCTGGAACCGCAGCGCCAGGTGCCGGACCAGCTTCGCCGAGGCCCGGTACATCGCCTCGGTGTACCAGGTGCCGTGGCCGGCGAAGCCCTCGTGCTCGATGCCGATCGACTTGGCGTTGACGTACCAGTTGCCGGCGTGCCAGCCGACGTCCTTGGCCTTGATGTGCTGGGCGACGTAGCCGTCCACCGAGCGCAGCGTGTAGTGCCAGCCCAGGTAGGTCTTGGTCTGCACCAGCTTCACGCTCGGGCCGAAGTAGCCCTCGGTGTCGTGGATGACGATGTACTCGATCTTCTGCTGCGCCGGCCGCTCACCGAGGTCGTGGTTGCCGTAGTCGCCCGGGTTCGGGCCGTACTTCTCGTAGGGCGCGGGGATCCACTCGCAGGCGAGCCGCACCGGGCACTCCAGGCCGTCCGGCCGCTCGGCCCGGCGCAGCCCCAGCTTGTGCAGGCCGGACTCGTCGGGCGTCACCGACCGGGCGGCGAGGGTCACCCGCTGCCCGTCGTCGGTGGTCCGGCTGGCGCCGAGGCCGATCTGGTCGTACACCTCGTCGGCGAAGGCCGCCGCGGCGTCCTCGGTGTCCGCGCCGGAGTAGCGGGCCACCGCGCCGTACCAGGCCGCCGGGTCGCTGCCGGCGCCGACGGGCGCGGCCAGCTCCTTCTGGTACGACGCCAGCAGCGCCGCGCCGCCCCGGATGTTGGCGGCGGCGTCGTCCCGCAGCGTCTCCTCGGCCACCCCGGTGAGCGCGGCGGCGGTGTCGAGGGTCTGCAGGGACGCCGACGGCAGCAGGTCGCCGGTCGGCTCGGCCGCGGCGGCGGTGTCCACGGTCAGCGGCCGGGAGTCGTCGCCCCGGGGGTCCTCGTTCTCGTCGACGTGCGCGCCGGACGGGGTGGCGGCGACCTGCACGGCGTCGGTCAGGTGCATGGGCCCGTAGCCGCCGCTGGTGCTCGGCTGGCCGGGATGGGTGTCCCAGCGGGACTCGAGGTAGGAGACGCCGAGCAGGACGCTCTCCGGTACGCCGTACTCGGCGGCGGCGGTCGCGTACTGCTGCTGGCGGTCGGTGGGTTGGTCGGTCCCGGTGGTGGCCGGGTCGGCGGTGACCGGGCCGGCGGTGAGCAGGACGGTGGCCGCCGCCACGGCGCCGGCGAGCAGGATCCGTCGGCGTGGCGGGACGGGGGTGAGGTGCATGGAACCTCCAGGTTCGATGGGGGTCACTGCGTGCCCACCCTCGCCCCCGGTACCGCTTCAGGTCAATACCTTCCGGTTAAATGATGTTGCCTGAAAGATTTCTTCACGAACCGCGATCCGGCGCCCTCAACAGGTACGGAGTGTCACGGCGTCGCGGGTTGCGGATCGATAACGGCCATCTCTACTCTGGTCAATCGTCGACCGGAAACTGGACCGTCCATCCCGGGCGGTCACGGTCGGACACCGCCGAGTCGCCTCCGGGCGAGCCGGGGACCCAGGTAACCGGGGTGAATCCGCAGCACTGCGGTAGGGCGGCTCCCTTCCCGCCCGAACCCGTCAGCTAACCCGGTAGGCGGTCACGCAGAAGGAGTACGGAAGCCCGGTGGCACACCATGCCCCGCGGCGACCGTCGGTCCGGTCGGTCGACCGGATGACGGCTGCGCCGCGCCCACGCTGGTCCCGCTTCACCACCCTCCTCGCCGCCCTGGCCGGCACCGCCGTCATCCTGACCGGCGGCGCCACGGCGGCCCACGCCGAACCCTCGGTCACCGAGATCGAACGCCAGATCGACCAGGACTGGGAGAAGCTCGAACCGATCATCGAGCAGTACAACGCCACCAGTCAGGACCTCGCGGTCAAGAGCCGGCAGGCCGACGCCCTCGCCAAGCAGATCGCCCCGCTCCAGCTCCAGGTCGACCTCGCCATGGGGCAGGTCAGCGGGCTGGCCGCCGAGGCGTACAAGGGGCAGAACGTCTCCACGGTGAACGCGCTGCTGGGCAGCCGCTCGCCGGGCGACGTGCTGGCCGGCCTCGAACTGCTCGACCGCTTCGCACACCGCCAGCAGCAGGAGGTGCGGTCGGTCGTCGACCTGCGCGACCAGCTAACCGCGAAGAAGAAGCCGCTGGACGAGATGGTGACCCAGCTGACCCGGACCAAGGCCCAGCTGGCGGCGAAGAAGCAGCAGATCAACGCCGAGATCGCCCGCCTCGGCAAGCTCCGGCTCAAGGTGTACGGCAGCGGCGGCGGCGGTCCGCTGCGGCCCGCGCCGTGCCCGTCCGGCTACCCGGGTGGCCCCGCCGGGGTCGCCGTCAAGTTCGCCTGCGCCCAGATCGGCAAGATCTATGTCTGGGGCGCCGCCGGCCCGGACCACTTCGACTGCTCCGGTCTGACCATGGCCGCCTGGGACAAGGCGGGTGTCTCGCTGCCGCACAACGCCCGGCAGCAGCACGACGTCACCCGACGGGTCAGCCGCAGCGAGCTGCGCCCCGGTGACCTGGTCTTCTACTACAGCGACCTGCACCACGTCGGCATGTACGTCGGCGACGGCTGGGTGGTCCACGCCTCCCAGTCCGGCAAGCCCATCACCATGAAGCGCGTCGACGACGGCCAGATCAACAGCTACGGCCGTCCCGGCTGACGGTGAAAGGAGGGGCCCCTTCTTAACGCCTCAGGTAGAGGAAGGGGCCCCTGTTAACACTCGGCTGGCCGGTCAGCGGGTCGGCCAGGTGCGCCAGTTCTGCCAGGCGCGGCTCGGGGTGGGGCCGCGCTGCCCCTGGTAGCGCGAGCCGTAGACGACCGAGCCGTACGGGTGCTCGGCCGGCGAGGAGAGCCGGAAGATGCAGAGCTGGCCGATCTTCATGCCCGGCCAGAGCGTGATCGGCAGGTTCGCCACGTTGGACAGCTCCAGCGTGACGTGCCCGGAGAAGCCCGGGTCGATGAAGCCGGCGGTGGAGTGGGTGAGCAGCCCGAGCCGGCCCAGGCTGGACTTGCCCTCCAGGCGGCCGGCGAGCTGGTCGCCCAGCGAGATCACCTCGAGCGTGGAGGCGAGCACGAACTCGCCCGGGTGCAGCACGAACGGCTCGCCGTCGGGCACCTCGACCATCGAGGTCAGGTCGTCCTGCTGCATGGCCGGATCGATGTGGGTGTAGAGGTGGTTGTTGAACACCCGGAAGAGCTTGTCCAGGCGTACGTCGATGCTGGACGGCTGCACCAGCGTGGGCTCGAAGGGCTCCAGCGCGAGGGTGCCCGCCTTGATCTCGGAGACCAGGTCACGGTCGGAGAGCAGCATCGGAACACCATAGCGACCGATACGGGCGAGCTGCGTGTCGGACTGCGCGTTAGTACGTGTGTTCGATAGAATGTCGGCATGGCTTCCTGGTCCGAATTCGCCGCCGACGAGCCCCGCCTCGCCGACGAGATCCGCCTCCTCATGCAGCAGTACGGGCCGGGTTTCGGCTATCTCGCCACGGTCCGCGCCGACGGTGGGCCCCGGGTCCACCCGGTTTCCCCGGTCATCACCGACGACGGGCTCTACTGCTTCGTCGTCGACTCGCCCAAACGCCGCGACCTGGAGCGCGACGGCCGCTACGCGCTGCACTCCTTCCCGCCGGAGGAGAGCGACGACGAGGCCTACGTGGCGGGACGCGCGCGCCCGGTGACTGACCCGGCGCGGGTGGCACGGCTGGCCGAGCTCGGTCGGGCCGCACCCCAGGTCGACTGGCGGCTGTTCGAGTTCACCGTCGACGTGGCGATGCTGACCCGCCGCGACCAGGGCGGATTCC
The Micromonospora sp. R77 DNA segment above includes these coding regions:
- a CDS encoding hemolysin family protein; the protein is MPLVGFVLLTAGNAFFVVAEFALVTVDRAEIERRAGEGDNRAATVRRALRELSFQLSGAQLGITITALLTGYLAEPALARLFAPLLRPVGGAERFSPLLALALATLLSMLFGELVPKNLALARPMPAALATAAPMRSFSRAFGWLIRGLNDSANRLVRQLGVEPQEELASARSPEELGLLAAISARAGALPPDTAMLLRRTIRFGDKRAAEAMTPRVDVVALRATATVAELLEQSRQTGRTRFPVFEETLDLVTGVVGVPDALGVPLDRRASTTVAAVAREPVYVPESLDLDGVLAALKAAGADLAIVVDEYGGTDGVVTVEDLVEELVGEIADEFDPDAVDDLGPVELTVPGGERTVLVDGVLREDELAEQTGFRLPEGPYETLAGFLMARLGHIPVPGETVDEAGYEFTVVEVDRHRIEQVRVLRPEEPDDGE
- a CDS encoding hemolysin family protein — translated: MSELLVAALLLFGNAFFVGGEFALIASRRTVIEPLAAASKRARWALSAMNQIPLMIAGAQLGITVCSLGLGAIAEPALAHLLEAPFEAVGLPTGAVHPVAFVIALGVVVFLHTVVGEMVPKNITLAGPEPSALWLGPAMLAFCVATKPLLLAMKWAARQVLGLWGIEATDAVKTVFTAEEMAGLVSQARTEGLLDAEEHARITGALALHSRTAGDALQPWSTVTTVAEDVSPASLEVLATRTGRSRFPVVQRSTRRVLGFVHVKDVLGYSGAGRRAPVPAEVYRPLAVVPPDRTLADLLLSMRRERRHMVLVSDGRRPLGVVTLDDVLTAIVGT
- a CDS encoding C40 family peptidase; the encoded protein is MPPHRHVPIPPLTRPVGVRRVVHRLLTLVAAVAVGAGVAVAPAHAAPPSVDEIEAQIDKQWEQLEPTIESYNKVRAELKVNLKKSAELEKKMAPLELESTLAMNRVGDLASHYYMQGPSQDLGALLVDAKPGALAEQLTMLDRLAAQERKQVAGVLAIRDKYNKQKQKLDALIATQVKQQNDLAAKKKHIDSEIKRLTASLPKTTVKVTGCPTINGVVSSAAQTAIRVACQQVGDPYVWGAVGPNSFDCSGLTQYAYKAAGIYLTHFTGAQWNEGKAVSRDDARPGDLVFFFSDLHHVGLYLGDGMMIHAPRTGKPVQVTKIAYMPVAGFRRVT
- a CDS encoding N-acetylmuramoyl-L-alanine amidase, with translation MHLTPVPPRRRILLAGAVAAATVLLTAGPVTADPATTGTDQPTDRQQQYATAAAEYGVPESVLLGVSYLESRWDTHPGQPSTSGGYGPMHLTDAVQVAATPSGAHVDENEDPRGDDSRPLTVDTAAAAEPTGDLLPSASLQTLDTAAALTGVAEETLRDDAAANIRGGAALLASYQKELAAPVGAGSDPAAWYGAVARYSGADTEDAAAAFADEVYDQIGLGASRTTDDGQRVTLAARSVTPDESGLHKLGLRRAERPDGLECPVRLACEWIPAPYEKYGPNPGDYGNHDLGERPAQQKIEYIVIHDTEGYFGPSVKLVQTKTYLGWHYTLRSVDGYVAQHIKAKDVGWHAGNWYVNAKSIGIEHEGFAGHGTWYTEAMYRASAKLVRHLALRFQIPLDRQHILGHDNVPGTTAGTVAGMHWDPGPYWDWSHYFDLMKAPFRGTGTSHTGLVTIDPDYATNQPAFTGCNQQPPGVPKPTPPAAPCPLRGSSSVILRTAPSPDAPLVNDRGLRPNGTPDTMYISDHGARASAGQTYALAGVQGDWTAIWYLGQRAWFLNPAAAPTATWAQGFVVTPKPGRASIPVYGRAYPEREAYPDTIPYQSISPLQYTFAAGQRYALGGIVPGEYYRAVSFDGSAPGDRTVVRGTNRYVQIQFGHRVMFANLDDVQILPAAVGAPQ
- a CDS encoding NlpC/P60 family protein encodes the protein MTAAPRPRWSRFTTLLAALAGTAVILTGGATAAHAEPSVTEIERQIDQDWEKLEPIIEQYNATSQDLAVKSRQADALAKQIAPLQLQVDLAMGQVSGLAAEAYKGQNVSTVNALLGSRSPGDVLAGLELLDRFAHRQQQEVRSVVDLRDQLTAKKKPLDEMVTQLTRTKAQLAAKKQQINAEIARLGKLRLKVYGSGGGGPLRPAPCPSGYPGGPAGVAVKFACAQIGKIYVWGAAGPDHFDCSGLTMAAWDKAGVSLPHNARQQHDVTRRVSRSELRPGDLVFYYSDLHHVGMYVGDGWVVHASQSGKPITMKRVDDGQINSYGRPG
- the dcd gene encoding dCTP deaminase, whose protein sequence is MLLSDRDLVSEIKAGTLALEPFEPTLVQPSSIDVRLDKLFRVFNNHLYTHIDPAMQQDDLTSMVEVPDGEPFVLHPGEFVLASTLEVISLGDQLAGRLEGKSSLGRLGLLTHSTAGFIDPGFSGHVTLELSNVANLPITLWPGMKIGQLCIFRLSSPAEHPYGSVVYGSRYQGQRGPTPSRAWQNWRTWPTR
- a CDS encoding pyridoxamine 5'-phosphate oxidase family protein — protein: MASWSEFAADEPRLADEIRLLMQQYGPGFGYLATVRADGGPRVHPVSPVITDDGLYCFVVDSPKRRDLERDGRYALHSFPPEESDDEAYVAGRARPVTDPARVARLAELGRAAPQVDWRLFEFTVDVAMLTRRDQGGFRPAEARPAVQVWLDPRGTATASPITAAGESLRGRHGFDTRRTAA